Part of the Citrus sinensis cultivar Valencia sweet orange chromosome 2, DVS_A1.0, whole genome shotgun sequence genome, tttatacaatttaaattttatgaaaagatagttaattttaatttatgaatttatactttatcaattttctgagagtattttaagaaataaatttaagggGCGTTAAAAGCTCTACTTAGTTGAACGCAGAAGAAGCCCAGTTTTGAGGCCCAGTAGATTAAAAACGATCCACGTGACATTGCTGTACTTTGAATGACGAGGCATCCGAGTCATCGAACTCTTTTTCTCTGCGGCAATTAAGCAAACAGGTAGCAGAAACCGTTGCATTTGCATAGGTGAGTTCCCACTTTCCTCGTAAGCCGCCAGATGCTTTCTAAGTTGccattgtttgttttttttttttttggtttcttctgatctgttttctttgtatttatttgatttctgggaatgaaattttaatatcgtATTAGcctataaatataaatataggcgctaaattgaataaataatatgagTCCTAAAGATTATAACTTTGAATATGTATGTAATGCTAATGTAATGCAAACGCCATTACTAATAATTCTCTGTACATTGTCGTGTCATGCCATGTCATGTCAAGCTTTCCGGTACTACTCGTgttgttcttttttaatccAAGAATTTTCCTGGAAGTTTCCTTGGTTGGTGTTGGTggaatatatataaatcaatattGCTGTCCATATATGGCATGCCATTTTGAAACTTCTCTAGGATTTTCAATACTTGTCTTACAATTATGCATTCTCTATACTATGGAGGGTTTGAACTCATCTGTAAATTCAACGGTTGGTGTTTTTCCTCTGATTGTTGTTTTCTATTATCTTGATATGGTTTGCACATGTGCCTGTAATCTAAGTCTTCTGtggtttgatttgatttcagCTACTCTGAATATGCAAAACATTAAAGAAACCATCTTGAGGTATGTTAGGGTGAGGGGATTCAATGAAACTTACTGGTCCTACACTGGGACTGGGAGCAGGAATGTTCTCAAGCAACTAAGTCGGCAGATGTGTGCATCAACCAGTGCCAATCCTGACGAAATAATGCATCGAGTGATTGCACTGGTTAAGAAATTTGACAAAACTGATGCTCATAAGGTAATTAATTGATGGTGTCTCTGCAATTTTCCA contains:
- the LOC102611818 gene encoding acyl carrier protein 3, mitochondrial isoform X1, producing the protein MHSLYYGGFELICKFNATLNMQNIKETILRYVRVRGFNETYWSYTGTGSRNVLKQLSRQMCASTSANPDEIMHRVIALVKKFDKTDAHKVTETADFQKDLSLDSLDRVELVMAFEEEFSVEIPEEKADKLTCCADVARYIASEAGEKE
- the LOC102611818 gene encoding acyl carrier protein 3, mitochondrial isoform X2 — protein: MQNIKETILRYVRVRGFNETYWSYTGTGSRNVLKQLSRQMCASTSANPDEIMHRVIALVKKFDKTDAHKVTETADFQKDLSLDSLDRVELVMAFEEEFSVEIPEEKADKLTCCADVARYIASEAGEKE